The sequence AAGCCAGGGCGCAGCCGATTCATGTCGTTGTTGGCAAAACGGTTACGAAGTGCCGGAAATGGATCGGAATACCCGGTTGACACGGGGAGTCCTCATAAGTGTTAGGCGACGTTGCTTCCGTCACGCAACATTGGTTTCAACCGCGAAATTTCTTTAGCTTCAGGACTGTTCATTGCGTGCCACAAATCCCAGTCATGCTGAAGTCCCAACCAAAAATCGGCGGACATACCCAGAACACGAGACAACCGCAGCGCAGTATTCGGGGTCACAGAGCGGCGCCCCTTGATGATTTCATTGAGTCGTGGATACGAAACCTCGAGACGTCTCGCCAGTTCGGTTTGTGTAACACCTAGCGGCTTAACGAACTCCTCAAGGAGCATTTCA is a genomic window of Candidatus Latescibacterota bacterium containing:
- a CDS encoding HigA family addiction module antidote protein — encoded protein: MPRKRPPTHPGEMLLEEFVKPLGVTQTELARRLEVSYPRLNEIIKGRRSVTPNTALRLSRVLGMSADFWLGLQHDWDLWHAMNSPEAKEISRLKPMLRDGSNVA